Genomic segment of Arctopsyche grandis isolate Sample6627 chromosome 3, ASM5162203v2, whole genome shotgun sequence:
TGGGAGCTGATTTTATGGCCAAGGAAGCAGACCTCATTCCTAAACAGCTGGCACTTCCGCGTATTTACTTTGAGTCCGACCGCAAGTAGGCGTTTGAGGACCGTCTGGATGTGTTCCAAGTGGGCCTCTGGGGTCGGACTATATATGATGATGTCGTCAAGGTATACCAAGGTTGATCCGGTCAGGTCGCCGAGAATGTCTTCCATTAGCCGGGAGAATGTGGCAGGCGCGTTGCAGAGGCCGAAAGGCATGACACGGAATTGGAACAGACCAAATTCAGTGGTAAAGGCGGTTTTTGGTCGGTCTTTCTCTTCGACTGGGACTTGCCAAAAACCACTCTGCAGGTCCAACGTCGAGAAGAATTTGGCGCCCGCGAGTCTGTCCAGGACGTCGTCCATTCGTGGCATCGGGAACGAGTCTTTCGTTGTCACGGCGTTTAACCGACGATAGTCAACGCAGAGGCGCAACTCGCCGGTCTTTTTCGTGACCAAAACGATGGGGGAGGCCCAGGGACCGGCTGCTGGTTCGATTATTTGTCTTGTCAACAAGTCGTTGATGAGGGACCGTACCTCTGTCTTCTTGTGCAGCGGTATTCTGCGAGGGGCCTGTTTGATGGGGGCGGCGTCGCCGCTATTTATTCGATGGCTCCCTTTATGGACTTGGCTTAAGTCCCGTTCGCTTTGGGCGAAGGCTTGTCGATGCTGGAGGAGGGAATTGACGATCGTCGACCGTTTTCCAGGTGGTAGGTCGATGATAGCAGCGTCCAGTTGGCGGGGCAGGTCGTCTTGTCGCTTTCCGTTCAGTTCGTGTCTTTTTATTTCCTGACACGAATGGACTGAACTTACTGGTCGATGGGGCGCAATTTCGTTCCGGAAAGTGACCCTTGTCGTGGTTCCTCCCAGTTCAACGATCGTATTGAGGTGGCGTAGGAGATCCATCCCCATGATGACCTCTGAGGAGAAATCAGTGACGGCAAATTTCCATCTCGCTTGTGTGCCGTTAATTGCCAACGTAGTCTCGGCCCATACGTAGATCGCTACGTGTCGACCGTCTGCGACTCGTACCCTTTCCCTCTTGTCGTTCACCCTTTTTCTATGTTCGCGGGGAATTTTGGCGAACAGTTTGCTGGAGATAACGGAGATGCTTGCCCCGGTATCCAACAGTACCCTACATGGTACTCCTCCGATCTCGCCTTCGGTGTCCAATACGAAAGGTGAGTCGCCGACGCTCCCTAACACTGGGACGGGCTTTTCTTCGTCTTCGATGATCAGTCCTGCCCGTGTGGAACTGACCATTATTCTTTTCCCGACTGGGATCGCACCTCTTCCTCGTCGGAGGCGTTCTCGACTGCCCGTACCTTCGGACAGTTCCGCCCGCGACATTGTGGGCTTCCGCAGTTTCGGCAGTTCCTTTGCCCTTGCCAGGGCGGTCTGTTGCCGTTACGGCCCTCCGCTTGCCAGGGAGGTCTGTTACCGTTACGGCCCTCTGCTTGCCAGGGAGGTCTGCTGGCGTTTCGAGCTGCGGTATTGAAGTGAGGCTGGTGGTCTTGGGCTGGTCTGTTGGCCGCCCCCCTCCCTTGACTCCTCAGCCGTTTCGCATCCCTCGCGTGTTTTGCGAGCCGTAACAGCTCCTGCAGTGGGGTCTTCGGATCTGCGGTGAAGACGGCAGCGCGGATATCCTCGTCGTGAAACGACAATATGAGGAGTATCTTGTCTAGGACGTCCAACGGGATAGGCTCTGGAAAGGCCTCCATCCTTTTTCGACGGATGTCCGCGAACCGAGCTTCTATGTCGTCGTTGTTGCGGATCGACGGGGAAATTAGGTCACGGAATGCGTCGTACGGGTGTGGCGAAGATTTGAAGCGCTTCACCAGCCTCTCCCTCAGCTCCTCGTACGCTTCGTACGCTTCTTTCGGTACTTCGTCGATGAGGAATATTCTCGCTTGACCTCGTAGAGCGAGAATGAGTGAGTTTGCCGTCGGTTCGCAGCGTAGGGCTCGTGACACGATTTCAAATTCGCGGATGAATCGTTCTACGTCGCCCGTTCCGTCGAAAACAGGAAGCTCGGTCGGTTGCTTGTGGATGGTGCTTCCTAGCATGGGGTCGGTGACAGGTCGTGGAGTAGCGTCGTTTCTGCATACTGATGACGAGGGACTCAGTGTGCTCGCCGGAACCGCTGGGACCCTCGTTGAAGGGCTTGCCGGAATCGCTGGCGTGCGTGTTGTGGTGTCCCTCTCGAGAAGCGCGACGAGTCGCGCCATCTGCTCCTCCAGTCGTTCCACACGTGATGGTTCGTCCAACTGGTGAGGAGATGCCTGTCTCCTTTTTGGGGGCATCTTTGCGTGGTGTATTCCTTTTGCGGCTCAGGTCaaacacttctgacaccagtgtaacgtgggggtgaagtgggtggctttgactgaacagggaaataccagcagagatgggagtccaaaggaaacgacagttctcaaagaaagctgtggtccgactcgacttccgaGTAGTTCCTTCCGAAGGAAAGGGCGCTtcttttatagctgagaaagtagcggtactttctcccactccccagcatccgagggcgggggtagtttccccccactccttcggctgcggggCGTACGTTACAAGAGTAATTATGCAAATATCAATCAAGTCTAAAACCGAAAACTTTAGTAAATGGTTTGGTGGCCCTGAAAAGGGCCTTTTTGTTGGTGTCGATGTCAATTAATGAGTTCGTTTAACCGCCGAATCCGTAAAGGGTGCGTCCTTGTCTCTTGAGGGCGTAGACCACGTCCATGGCAGTGACGGTCTTGCGCTTGGCGTGCTCGGTGTAGGTGACGGCATCCCTGGTCACGTTTTCCAGGAACACCTTGAGAACTCCTCGGGTCTCTTCGTAGATCAGACCCGAGATACGCTTGACTCCTCCACGGCGGGCGAGACGTCTGATGGCAGGTTTGGTGATGCCCTGGATGTTGTCTCGCAACACCTTCCTGTGACGCTTAGCGCCCCCTTTTCCCAATCCCTTTCCTCCCTTTCCGCGACCGGTCATCTTGAATCAGCAAAGTGCTAGACGAGCGAGAGCGAGAAGCAGCACGTCCACTCGGGGCGGGCTGTAGCAGGCGAATGAGTTCCAAATCGTAAAACGCCATTATTTATAGTAATACGGTCAGGGATAGTACACCCAAGTTTTTGTTGCGAGCTGAAATATTCTCGGTTATTTCACCGTGCGATCTTTTCAACgcactaaattcaattatttacatCTATCGGGTCTTATTGGGCGTGAAGAGAATAAGAATAAGGACATACCAATCGTTTGTTTGTTTCTTCAATCATATcgtgtttatgtataatgtgcATTTTGAAAAGCAAACTCTTCGTTTgtggtatttttatatttaacaaaaaaaaattatttacatatcccaattttaaaaatacaaaatattgatagatactgataaatttaattatttctaatTCAATTGAGAATTATGCGATTGCAAATTTGACCGATTTGTAACCAAGCGAAAGTACGATATTTGTTAAGCCATTCCATTTCGTAATTTTTCCTGTAACTAAACTTGTTGACTAACCTTGCAAAATAAAAGTGTCCGTTCCGCGGTTATCGCCGCTAATCTTCAGTTTAACTTTTAAAAGTGTatctatgcaaaaaaataaatccttTTAATTTATGGCCAATTGCTTTTAGCAAGAGCTGATTTAAGCAACTGTGTCGTCGACAATCGATGTACTGCACGAAAATTTGAACAGGTATAAAGAGATGGTAATtcccatttgtttttttaaccaTTTATAATGTTCGATTTCAAAATGCCTCCTATGCCCGTGACCATTACCTGGATCCGATGGTGCTCCACAATCAGTCTGTTCTAAGCTTTTGTGAAGTGAAGTTCGTTAAGTGGTGTGCTGGTGATTATGTTGTTGATAAACTTTTTCATAGTTTATTTATGTAACAATCAGTAATAGCATCATATCGGATAAATCAAGGTGAgaactatttaaatatgaaagttataaattttaatcactATTCTTATTAATATTTACAGTAAGAAaatggttattttttttcaaaaatctaaaaattcatataatttttcaaatgtatttgaatactaGAATATTTCACGAttttaatattcgaataattcATTTGAAGAATATTTGGAAGCCCCAGTACCAATATCATACTACACGAAGGATATTTTTGGGCGTAATTCATTTCCCCATATTATCCTATTGGCTTATTGTACGGCGTGCTACgatcatattatataaagaatattcattttgttcgtttgacaaaaaaataaaatcgaaaaatcgtacattcgtatttacatatcgtgtataataaaatactaaaaatttgggcctatatacattttatacgtacatataaaaacacatttaatataatatgtctggtatatttaagatattacatacatgtatacaaaaaaataaacatttttgtatacaatatacaaactccggtttaagcagacgaaaagttaaaattaaaattgtcttgCCTATTAAAAGGTTACTGATCGCTTCAATGGCGGGAAACACTAACGGTTTTTTAGGGAAAGGGAGGGGATACCTTATTTTTCACATATTCCATGGGATTTTAGTTTcttttcgatttaaaattattaaaatgatttaacaTGAGTTTTGATCGCagttttatcttaaaaaataatcaaaaagcaTATAGCAACGTCAATATTCATATCCGATGCTGTCAAGCGATTTACTATAAATAATGGTGCGAAAGTGGTGGGAATCATCAAGTTCGCCGCAGCCCCCAGAGCAGCTCCAATTGCCACAAACGCCAAACCCAAGGTAGCCCCGGTTTTCCTCAAAAAGCCCTCTGACTACCCAACCGTTTACCGCAAACTCATGAACCGTAATCTGAAGTTTGAATCTGTCTACAACAGTAGCACCGCCAAAATCACCCCCCTTACCATTGCCGATTACCGAGAGATTACGAAATTTCTTGAAACAGAGAAATTCCAGTTCTACGCCCATCCCCTAACAGAGGACAAACCTCTTAAAATTGTCATTCGAGGCATTAATCCCAGCTTCACTGAAACTGAAGTCCTCAAAGAATTAATTCACCTTGGCTACAAAGCCACTAAAGCCACCGTCATGAAATCACGACGTGACAAGCGCAACATGCCCATGTTTACGGTCGAGACCACACGCGACGAAGAGGGGAAGAAATTGTTCAACCTCTCCAGCATCTTCGGACAACAGGTTCGTACTGAATCGCTCCGTCGCGGAGACACTGTACCCCAGTGTCACCGCTGCCAGGGCTTCGGACACGGCTCCTATAACTGTCACATTGACCCCCTATGCATTAAATGCGCAGGCTCACACTTGACCACCCAGTGCGACTCCAATATTACTACCCCAGTCTGTACTAGTTGCAATGGTGCACACGTTTCCAGCTATAGAGGCTGCATCCTCAACCCTAACAACAAGAGCAAGAAAAGCACCCGCCAACCCCGAAACCCCACACCCCCCCAACCTCCAAAACCACACCACCCACATTACTCATATTCCCAATCAAACTTCCCGCCTCTAATTTCCACCACCCCAGACCCCCTGCCTAAAATAGTAGCCCTCCCTAAACAAACCAAAACAATCCAGAACCAAAACTCAACACCCTGGACGACTGAAAGCTTCAACCATATGCAGACGATGATGTCGACCATCCTAGCCCTACTTACACAACAACAAAAATGACTCGATACCTCAAGATCGTTTACTGGAACGCTTGCAGCATACTCAGCAAGCGGGTCGAATTCGAGCAATTCTTGCTCCAACACTCTATTGATATCGCACTAGTAAACGAAACTTGGCTCAAACCTGGCAATCGACTACACTTCCCAAACTACACTACATACAGAAACGACAGAATAGGCAAAGCCGCCGGCGGCACTGCCATAttcatcaaacacacaattCAACACAACTTGGCCCCGCGGCCGATCACCACAGGGATAGAACTGACATCGGTAGAAGTCTGGACTAACACTGGCACCCCACTCATCCTCCACGCAGTTTACAACCCACCGAAACAACACTTACTCACCACAGACTTGGACAAAATATTCAACACTAACAAAGCCACCATTGCCGCAGGCGACCTTAACGCCAAACATTCCAGATGGAACAGTCAAGCCACTAACAAAAATGGGAAAACTCTCCTAAGTTATTCCCAACTCTCAAACCCAAAAGTCTCCGTTACGGCCCCAGACGAACCCACAAGAATCCCCACTAACTTCAAAGGCAGACCTGATATCTTAGACATCGTTCTAACTCAAAATTTTCCAGGTGCGCAGTCCTTGACTGTAGTAAATGATCTCTCTTCCGACCATCACCCGGTCATACTAGAACTCACCAACACCCCCGTAACTATAAACCCCATCCTCCGCAGTACCATATCTTGGGAGAAATTCTCAACTCTCCTTCATCACACCGTCACTTACCCCCACTCGATTCACACCACCCAAGATATAGACTCTGCTATTAACGTACTCACTGACGAAATACAGTCAGCCCTTGAAGCCAGCACCACCAGCACACCCCACTCTCCCCTGCACCCGCAAGCTTTACCCCCCGACATTCGCGATCTTATTCGCCTTAAGAATAGAGCTAGGAAGGCATTCCAAAGGAACAAGGACCCAATCCTCAAACAGCGAATGAACAGACTTCAACAAGACGTTAAAAacgccttgtggcaactacgaaacgacaactgggataccaaactcagagcgctagaagacggacataacggtttctggaaactgtcaaaaatcttcaGAAGCAACGGCAATAGGATCGACAGGATCAAAGTTGGAGACAAGTTTGTCTACTCCACCGCCGATAAAGCGGAAGCCCTAGCTGACAGTCTCCAGGACCAATTTTCTCTCTCAAACTCTAACCTGCAAAGCGACTTTTGCCAAATGGTTGAAAGCTCCGTCAATAGCTACCTCGAAAACCCAGCCCCAGTACCCATTGTCGCCACCTCGCCGCTTGAAGTCCTAAACATCATCAAAACCATCGCTGCCAAAAAGGCCCCTGGCCCTGACGGAATTTCCAACAAAGCTCTAAAAGAACTCCCTCAAAAAGCCATCGCTGCACTCACAGCTATACTAAATGCCACCAACAGAATCTGCTACTTTCCGAGTCAATGGAAACTCGCCAATGTCATTCTCATCAGAAAACCCTACTCGAACCCCTCCCTCGCAACAAGCTACCGACCCATCAGCTTACTATCCTCACTGAGTAAGATCCTGGAACGGATCTTAATCTCAAATCTCAATAGCGAGATCACAAAAATTGACCTTcttcccaaaacacaatttggctTTAGACCCCAACATTCTGCCGTTCACCAGATTCACAGAGTCGTTGAAACCGTGATAGACGGCTTCGACCGCAACATGTCTACTGGAGCAATCttcctagacatttccaaagccttcgataaagtttggcactctggcctcctttacaaaatgattgctGCCAACATCACTCCCCACTCAATACGATCTATCGCATCCTTCCTAAGGGAAAGGAAATTTCAGGTCAAACTCAAGGACCACATATCAACCCAGCGAGGCATCTCCGCTGGGGTACCCCAAGGCTCCATCCTCGGCCCCACGCTATTCAACCTCAACCTGAGCTTCAAACTGCAAAATTTTCGTTATCGttacttcgcccctccgcgtcgACGGCAGATGTCTGTATTGCACAAACGCGTGTACGTTGCGGTCGTGTTGATAAATACACGCGGATCCAAATTTTTGTCATTCGCTCGCCGTCTCTCGCACCGTGCGCCAGCCCGCGCCGTGCTCGCTTTCACTCCGTCGCTACACACAACTCCAACTCGTCATGTCCGGCCGTGGTAAAGGAGGCAAGGTGAAGGGAAAGGCAAAGTCGCGCTCCAGCCGAGCTGGTCTGCAGTTCCCCGTGGGCAGGATCCATCGTCTGCTGAGGAAAGGCAATTACGCGGAGCGCGTGGGAGCCGGAGCCCCCGTCTACTTGGCCGCCGTCATGGAATATTTGGCCGCTGAAGTCCTCGAGTTGGCCGGAAACGCCGCTCGCGACAACAAGAAGACCAGAATCATCCCCCGCCATCTCCAACTGGCCATCCGCAACGACGAGGAGTTGAACAAATTGCTCTCCGGAGTGACCATCGCTCAAGGAGGCGTCCTGCCCAATATCCAAGCTGTCTTGTTGCCCAAGAAGACCGAAAAGAAGGCATAAACGATTAACAAGTCTGTTGTCTACATCAAAAACGGCCCTTTTCagggccaccaatatttttaaacgtctGTTCGGTCATGACAATATTTTCGTTACTGCAATTCAAAAATTGTCGTATTGAATTCGAAATGGAtgctgataaaataaaaatttaaaattagtcaATCCAATcaaatgtatatcaatatacatataataagatcACATATCCCTTTTACCCGTTCATTATGGAAATAATTTAGAAGAAATGGTGCTTGAACGAGTTACGTGATTCATTACAGGAACCATACGACTGGAATCATATTTTACTAAAATCCCAATACATCGGATCTTGATCAcaaccatttttttgtaattcattaaaataatttaatgcatTTGTGGCCGGTTCAAAAATTGCATAAATGGTTATTATTTAACATCTTTTCAATAATCACAGACTCAACGCTTAGAGATATATGAATACCACTCTTcaaataatttagaaaatataaaaagtaatttagAACCTTATGAATCATAAGTTATGATATACTGGCAACTGTCATCGTAGTTTGTCTGTCTAAAGTGTTCAAGCATagtgttaatttaaatttcacgtTTTTCCGATTGTCTTTATTATcttaatttttacaaggctcgtTATTAGCTTTTAAATTATCATGATTTGTAATACTTTCATCTTCGAAATTATATAGAAATatgttgtatttaaaataaagaaaaaataaacgcTAAAAAGCGAATATGAAGCTTGTAATAAAACTAAGAGCTATGGAATCGAAGTTGTAATAGTATATGCCAACTATTAGTCTCCAATTTTGTTGAACTAAAATCCACTAATTGTATATTTAATCAAGATCACAAACTTTTCAATGATACGGACATATGAAAAGCACGTATTCGGATGCTATTGCGAAAAACGGACTAATTCCAACGGCGCCTACTGCATTCAATTGATTTGAacgtgaaattcatacacactaTGAACGTACATACttgctgatttatttattatttcatacgtTGATGATCGATCCCTGCCCTGCTAAAAACATCATACGCATCATGTGATGAAGGTGCCGAGCCGTGACAAAGAATCTATTTTTTACTAGATACTGTAGATCATGAGATTTTGTATGGCCGTTCAGATTAGAAAATCGCGACTGAAAACTATATTCGTAAATCATGAGAAATAAATCCGAAATATATTTGTTGTGGCCCTGAAAAGGGCCGTTTTGATTAATAGTAGGTCAGTAGATATTTAGGCGCGTTCTCCGCGGATACGTCTGGCCAATTGGATGTCTTTGGGCATGATGGTGACGCGCTTGGCGTGGATTGCGCACAAGTTGGTATCTTCAAAGAGACCGACGAGGTAAGCCTCGCTAGCTTCCTGGAGAGCCATAACAGCAGAGCTCTGGAAACGCAAGTCGGTCTTGAAGTCTTGGGCGATCTCACGAACCAGGCGCTGGAAAGGCAGTTTGCGGATGAGCAGTTCAGTGCTCTTCTGGTAGCGACGGATCTCTCGGAGCGCGACAGTTCCGGGCCGATAACGATGGGGCTTCTTCACTCCTCCGGTGGCGGGCGCACTCTTGCGAGCGGCTTTCGTGGCCAGTTGTTTGCGGGGAGCCTTTCCTCCGGTGGATTTACGGGCAGTCTGCTTGGTACGGGCCATTGTCAAGTGTGCTGAAGAACGTCTTGTCCGAGCGAAAGACGCACGTCGAATGCGGTTTCGGCCGCATTGCACAAATATTTATAGCATATGCGAGTGCTGTGATTGGTCAGTTTGGGCGGCAAACGCTACCACCTGGTGCGTTTTTACAGTAGCTCTCAAACTGAGAAGATACATGATGCAGAATTTATtttgcattcaataataaaatatatttatattttaacatatgaACTTAATATAGTACCTGCttagatattaaatataaacattttatatcctAGATGTtacaattaaactttttttttcgattcgaattaaccctttgaatgttgagcaacgccgattggcgtttttccaacaagtcCATAAGCTTGAAATATACGCCGATAGGCtgttttttgagtatataaaaaataaataagaatacttACCGCtaaaagcctttccaggtagtattgaacatgggtcgtgtaatccgtgtcaatgtttataaagactggtttagaCCGGAATTTCTGCATTTATAACTATatcagaatttctcgatggaaatccctaactgctgagtattttagattgtgcctTGGCACATATGTGGATTGTGAGCATTAgattttaacaacaattaagaagatgcaactagttttggaacaacacattcatcaatagacttattttgtttattttatattgttgcaagatatattagagagtctaaacacacctttacaaatctCGAAATCATCGGCGATAGTTATTTTGAGTGGTGATTTTgggtttttatacctgctttcagTGGTGTCACCTTAATGGTTTCCTGAAACCCGTTGTTAGAAATGAAATgattccggaaacccgttagaaatttaaaatttcatataattttttcaaaaattatacaaatcttgaaaattgttttgaacAGTTACAACTTCGAAAAGGTCAC
This window contains:
- the LOC143923196 gene encoding histone H3, which encodes MARTKQTARKSTGGKAPRKQLATKAARKSAPATGGVKKPHRYRPGTVALREIRRYQKSTELLIRKLPFQRLVREIAQDFKTDLRFQSSAVMALQEASEAYLVGLFEDTNLCAIHAKRVTIMPKDIQLARRIRGERA
- the LOC143909561 gene encoding histone H4-like, encoding MTGRGKGGKGLGKGGAKRHRKVLRDNIQGITKPAIRRLARRGGVKRISGLIYEETRGVLKVFLENVTRDAVTYTEHAKRKTVTAMDVVYALKRQGRTLYGFGG
- the LOC143909051 gene encoding histone H2A-like, encoding MSGRGKGGKVKGKAKSRSSRAGLQFPVGRIHRLLRKGNYAERVGAGAPVYLAAVMEYLAAEVLELAGNAARDNKKTRIIPRHLQLAIRNDEELNKLLSGVTIAQGGVLPNIQAVLLPKKTEKKA